From the Metamycoplasma hominis ATCC 23114 genome, one window contains:
- the ftsH gene encoding ATP-dependent zinc metalloprotease FtsH, with the protein MNNPKEKKPRKIGLFGIIGILFAIIAVITLGYIISDVVKERMSNFQTLNFLERVIRGTANKNDGNYISSWVEDPYNDTINITIRGTNSFLRSLIGNNYFIGDSYSFIVKNGGYIGRSIFQELPVWAGLSGKSYIEALNSCATFNGQVLGNIVASSMPKPSIASKYIIPAFSAFVGLAFIIIIMAMYFGKGRGMLTGGIDTNKSLAQRIYSNKKFSDIAGNEEVKEEVKELVDYLKNPKKYEAAGARIPKGILLGGPPGTGKTLIAKATAGEANVPFFFISASNFVEMFVGLGAKRVRDMFSEARSHAPAIIFIDELDAVGRSRGAGIGGGNDEREQTLNQLLVEMDGIKENSGILIMAATNRTDVLDPALLRPGRFDRTITVGLPDIKEREAILKLHANGKRIASNINFAMVARRTPGFSGAQLENVINEASLLSVRENTGVITIEQIDEAIDRVIAGPAKKSRTISEKENIAVAYHEAGHAVVGIKIKGGNKVQKITIIPRGKAGGYNLMMPDEEKYNRSKSELLAIITSFMGGRVAEAIIYGADNVSTGASDDIAKATNIARKMVTEWGLSDLGPIKYEEDSSNPFLGRDYMKNSSFSSKVGQEIDEQIRKIILTAEKKAHEIITENRQLLELIKDALIIKETIVAEEIEYIEKHMELPPEITNTKKELKNEYSEEDFNELFNEVAGQKQIQEDKYKATLNSELKKHNIEDNSSNNHSEDSNDTKNLDEDSNKKDNQ; encoded by the coding sequence ATGAACAATCCAAAAGAAAAAAAACCTAGGAAAATTGGTTTGTTTGGAATAATTGGAATTTTATTTGCAATTATTGCAGTGATAACATTGGGATATATTATCAGTGATGTTGTTAAAGAAAGAATGTCTAACTTTCAAACCTTAAATTTTCTAGAAAGAGTTATTAGAGGAACTGCTAACAAAAATGATGGAAATTATATTTCTTCATGAGTTGAAGACCCTTATAACGATACAATAAATATCACTATTAGAGGTACAAATAGTTTTTTAAGATCCTTAATTGGAAATAATTATTTTATTGGCGATTCTTATAGTTTTATAGTAAAAAATGGAGGCTATATAGGTCGTTCAATATTTCAAGAATTGCCTGTATGAGCAGGTTTAAGTGGAAAATCATATATAGAAGCATTGAATTCATGTGCAACATTTAATGGTCAAGTTTTAGGAAATATTGTTGCAAGTTCAATGCCAAAACCAAGCATTGCAAGCAAATATATAATTCCCGCTTTCTCTGCTTTTGTTGGCTTAGCATTTATTATTATCATTATGGCAATGTATTTTGGTAAGGGAAGAGGAATGCTAACTGGCGGTATTGATACAAACAAATCATTAGCACAAAGAATATATTCAAATAAAAAATTCTCTGACATTGCTGGAAATGAAGAAGTAAAAGAAGAAGTAAAAGAATTAGTTGATTATCTTAAAAATCCTAAAAAATATGAAGCAGCCGGTGCTAGAATTCCAAAAGGAATATTACTAGGAGGCCCTCCAGGAACTGGTAAAACTTTAATTGCCAAAGCAACAGCGGGAGAAGCAAACGTTCCATTCTTCTTCATCTCGGCATCAAATTTTGTTGAAATGTTTGTTGGATTGGGTGCAAAAAGAGTTCGTGACATGTTTTCTGAAGCTCGCTCTCATGCTCCCGCAATAATTTTCATTGATGAATTAGACGCTGTTGGTAGATCTCGTGGAGCTGGAATTGGTGGAGGTAATGATGAAAGAGAACAAACCCTTAACCAATTACTAGTAGAGATGGATGGTATCAAAGAAAATAGTGGTATTTTAATAATGGCAGCTACAAATAGAACCGATGTTCTAGACCCTGCTTTATTAAGACCAGGACGTTTTGATAGAACTATTACCGTTGGACTACCTGATATAAAAGAAAGAGAAGCAATTTTAAAATTACATGCTAATGGAAAAAGAATTGCAAGCAATATTAATTTTGCTATGGTAGCAAGAAGAACACCTGGTTTCTCTGGAGCACAGCTTGAAAATGTAATTAACGAAGCCTCTTTATTAAGTGTTAGAGAAAATACCGGAGTTATAACTATTGAACAAATAGATGAAGCTATTGACAGAGTTATTGCCGGCCCTGCTAAAAAATCAAGAACCATTTCTGAAAAAGAAAACATTGCAGTTGCCTACCATGAAGCGGGACACGCAGTTGTTGGAATAAAAATTAAAGGCGGAAATAAAGTTCAAAAAATAACTATCATTCCAAGAGGAAAAGCTGGCGGATATAATTTAATGATGCCAGATGAAGAAAAATACAATCGCTCGAAATCAGAATTACTAGCTATAATAACTTCGTTCATGGGAGGACGTGTAGCTGAAGCAATTATTTATGGAGCAGATAATGTTTCAACTGGAGCAAGTGATGATATTGCCAAAGCAACAAATATTGCTAGAAAAATGGTTACTGAATGAGGTTTATCAGACCTAGGACCAATTAAATATGAAGAAGATTCTTCAAATCCGTTCTTAGGAAGAGACTACATGAAAAATTCTTCATTTTCAAGTAAAGTAGGCCAAGAAATTGATGAACAAATAAGAAAGATTATTTTAACTGCCGAAAAGAAAGCACATGAAATAATTACAGAAAATCGTCAATTGTTAGAATTAATTAAAGACGCATTAATTATTAAAGAAACTATTGTTGCTGAAGAAATTGAATATATAGAAAAACATATGGAATTACCTCCTGAAATAACAAATACAAAAAAAGAACTTAAAAATGAATATTCAGAAGAAGATTTCAATGAATTATTTAATGAAGTTGCTGGACAAAAACAAATTCAAGAAGATAAATACAAAGCTACTTTAAACTCTGAATTAAAGAAACATAATATTGAAGATAATAGTTCAAATAATCATTCAGAAGATTCTAATGATACAAAAAATTTAGATGAAGACAGCAACAAAAAAGACAATCAATAA
- a CDS encoding DUF402 domain-containing protein, with the protein MEEESIKSFDDLLKTIDTPNSKNIKKHKKFFKMGQLTTIQVFKYDGTLYRQYEGAKIVANLTDFVVVLLMKTKVSEKSINWVVSEPILFFFARNKFYNASITLNKSKENYIYINLASPFYIENEVIKYIDFDIDIKSYDDKDFSVIDWQDFKNSISQYNYSLKLIYKLYEELDFLYEQKQKGTGVFSKKLVNGLEKMLRESGDI; encoded by the coding sequence ATGGAAGAAGAAAGTATAAAGAGTTTTGATGATTTATTAAAAACAATTGATACACCAAACTCAAAAAATATAAAAAAACATAAAAAGTTTTTTAAGATGGGACAACTAACAACCATTCAAGTTTTTAAATATGATGGAACTTTATACAGACAATATGAAGGGGCAAAAATAGTTGCAAATTTAACTGACTTTGTAGTTGTTTTGTTAATGAAAACAAAAGTTTCTGAAAAATCTATCAATTGAGTTGTTTCTGAACCTATTTTGTTTTTCTTTGCTAGAAACAAATTTTATAATGCTTCTATTACATTAAATAAATCTAAAGAAAACTATATTTATATTAATTTAGCAAGCCCTTTTTATATTGAAAATGAAGTAATTAAATATATTGATTTTGATATCGATATTAAAAGTTATGATGATAAAGATTTTAGCGTTATAGATTGGCAAGATTTTAAAAATTCAATTAGTCAATACAATTATTCATTGAAATTAATTTATAAATTGTATGAAGAATTAGATTTTTTATATGAACAAAAGCAAAAAGGAACAGGAGTTTTTTCTAAGAAACTTGTTAACGGCCTTGAAAAGATGTTGCGAGAAAGCGGAGATATATAA
- the trmB gene encoding tRNA (guanosine(46)-N7)-methyltransferase TrmB, whose translation MRLRFNKNAETSLMASPMTFKDFPIDNKKNTILEIGMGRGTMLTKLALMHPDIEYIGLEKYSTPAYSALKKAIDLNLENFHIIIGDAINLSTYFKNKIKTIWLTFSDPWPKKRHYKRRLVYRDFLKIYQNVLDKDGVVYFKTDNDMLYQFAIDELKEINAKIIYQTSDLHHCNFKIENVFTDYEEKFNKLNKNINFIAFTFN comes from the coding sequence ATGCGACTAAGATTTAATAAAAATGCAGAAACATCCTTAATGGCAAGCCCAATGACATTTAAGGATTTTCCTATTGATAATAAAAAAAATACTATATTAGAGATTGGTATGGGGAGAGGAACCATGCTTACAAAATTAGCCCTAATGCACCCCGACATAGAATATATCGGACTTGAAAAATACAGCACGCCCGCCTATTCTGCTTTAAAAAAAGCAATTGACCTCAACCTTGAAAATTTTCACATAATTATAGGAGATGCAATAAATTTATCAACTTATTTTAAAAACAAAATTAAAACTATTTGATTAACATTTTCAGATCCTTGACCTAAAAAAAGACATTATAAAAGAAGGTTAGTTTATAGAGATTTTTTAAAAATTTATCAAAACGTTTTGGATAAAGACGGAGTGGTTTATTTTAAAACCGATAATGATATGCTTTATCAATTTGCAATAGATGAATTAAAAGAAATCAATGCAAAAATCATTTATCAAACGTCTGATTTACACCATTGCAATTTCAAAATAGAAAATGTTTTTACTGATTATGAAGAAAAATTTAACAAATTAAACAAAAATATAAACTTTATTGCATTTACTTTCAATTAA
- the gyrA gene encoding DNA gyrase subunit A — translation MLFGEDDNNKKENKNFEEDNSHDLDEYTNFDDRIKKIFSDDDETKAKKIDEEDEEEIPQDKEGYRVEPQLLDKEINGLKPANLSKVMKTSFIEYAMSVIVSRALPDARDGLKPVHRRILYGMSELGMFYTAPHKKSARIVGDVLGKYHPHGDSSVYEAMVRMAQDFSLRYPLIDGHGNFGSVDGDEAAAMRYTEARMSKIAGAMVDGIKKNTVDFMDNYDATEKEPVVLPSRFPNLLVSGSSGIAVGMATNIPPHNLGETIDAVCALAKNPEINVFELMEYIQAPDFPTGGIIFNKKGLIEAYSTGRGSITIRSKAHIQELSNGKSKIIVTEIPYEVKKTEIMEKISELIKDKKIDGIADFRDESNRDGIRIVIDIKKSFVPEIVLNNLFKLTKLQSNYSFNMIALVNNEPKLLNLKACLEVYLKHQIEVVSRRLKFDLEKDRARAHILEGLKICIENIDAVIKIIKESKTDQEAQSKLSQAFNLSEIQTKAIVDMKLGRLTGLAIEKMNEELNEVHERIANYIKILGDHNLLINLIIEELQEIKNAYGDARRSDINWDELSSIDNEDLIPKRDIVITLTNNGYIKRLDIEEYREQRRGGVGVSTTKTYKDDAIQDILVANTHTDLLIFTDLAKVYRIRGHEVPVGTKQSKGIPIVNVIPSIQKNEKVIKILPINEYKQNEYLLTATKKGIVKKTPTILFESINRNGKIAFAIRDDDDKLIDALIVKDEDEIFIAASNNKICRFDSNEIRSMGRMAYGVKGIKIDDVEDNVVSVSSSNQGKYIFSLGKEGYGKLTLAAMFRKTRRGASGVYSLNEEKSGKLIYAATVHGVEDLIVLTSDGVAIRFSLKDVAITGRNTKGVKLVNLKGRTTNIVAATKILDDDLEDNDRKLSENEFKEIESDAENNLNQKNE, via the coding sequence ATGCTTTTTGGCGAAGATGATAACAATAAAAAAGAAAATAAAAATTTTGAAGAAGATAACAGCCACGATTTAGATGAATATACAAATTTTGATGATAGAATCAAAAAAATCTTTAGTGACGATGATGAAACAAAAGCAAAAAAAATAGATGAAGAAGACGAAGAAGAAATTCCTCAAGACAAAGAAGGCTATAGAGTAGAACCCCAACTTTTAGATAAAGAAATTAATGGTTTAAAACCTGCCAATTTATCAAAAGTAATGAAAACATCATTCATTGAATATGCAATGAGTGTCATAGTTTCTCGTGCTCTCCCTGATGCCCGTGACGGACTAAAGCCGGTGCACCGTAGAATTTTATATGGTATGAGTGAACTTGGAATGTTTTATACAGCGCCACATAAAAAATCGGCAAGAATCGTCGGAGATGTTTTAGGTAAATATCACCCACATGGAGATTCATCAGTATATGAAGCTATGGTAAGAATGGCTCAAGATTTTTCACTTCGCTATCCTTTAATTGATGGACACGGTAACTTTGGATCTGTTGACGGAGACGAAGCTGCTGCAATGCGTTATACAGAAGCTAGAATGAGCAAGATTGCTGGTGCAATGGTTGATGGTATTAAGAAAAATACTGTTGACTTTATGGACAACTATGACGCAACTGAAAAAGAACCAGTTGTCTTGCCATCACGTTTCCCTAATTTATTAGTTTCTGGTTCAAGTGGTATTGCTGTTGGTATGGCAACAAATATTCCTCCTCATAACCTAGGTGAAACTATTGATGCAGTTTGTGCACTTGCAAAAAATCCAGAAATAAATGTTTTTGAATTAATGGAATATATTCAAGCTCCTGATTTTCCAACAGGTGGAATAATATTTAATAAAAAAGGATTAATTGAAGCTTATAGCACAGGTAGAGGATCAATCACCATTCGTTCAAAAGCACACATACAAGAACTTTCAAATGGAAAAAGCAAAATAATTGTTACTGAAATTCCATACGAAGTTAAAAAAACAGAAATCATGGAAAAAATTTCTGAACTTATTAAAGACAAAAAAATTGATGGAATTGCTGATTTCAGAGATGAATCAAACAGAGATGGCATTAGAATTGTAATTGATATCAAAAAATCTTTTGTTCCTGAAATTGTTTTAAATAACTTGTTCAAATTAACAAAATTACAAAGCAATTATTCGTTCAATATGATTGCGTTGGTAAATAACGAACCAAAATTGTTGAACCTTAAGGCTTGCTTAGAAGTTTATTTAAAACACCAAATTGAAGTTGTAAGTAGAAGATTAAAATTTGATCTTGAAAAAGATAGAGCAAGAGCTCATATTTTAGAAGGTTTAAAAATCTGCATTGAAAATATTGATGCCGTAATTAAAATAATTAAAGAATCAAAAACTGATCAAGAAGCACAAAGCAAACTTTCTCAAGCATTTAATCTTAGTGAAATACAAACAAAAGCAATTGTTGATATGAAGCTAGGAAGATTAACTGGATTAGCAATTGAAAAAATGAACGAAGAACTAAATGAAGTACATGAAAGAATTGCTAACTACATTAAGATATTAGGCGACCATAACTTATTAATCAATTTGATAATTGAAGAATTGCAAGAAATTAAAAATGCTTATGGCGATGCTCGTAGAAGCGATATAAATTGAGATGAATTGAGCAGCATCGACAATGAAGATTTGATTCCAAAACGCGATATTGTTATAACATTAACAAATAATGGCTATATTAAAAGACTTGATATTGAGGAATATAGAGAACAAAGAAGAGGCGGAGTTGGTGTATCAACTACAAAAACATATAAAGATGATGCAATTCAAGATATATTAGTTGCAAATACCCACACGGACTTGTTGATATTTACAGATCTTGCCAAGGTTTATAGAATTAGAGGTCACGAAGTTCCTGTTGGCACCAAACAATCAAAGGGTATTCCTATTGTTAATGTAATTCCTTCTATTCAAAAAAATGAAAAAGTTATTAAAATTTTGCCAATAAATGAATACAAACAAAATGAATATTTACTAACAGCAACTAAGAAGGGGATTGTTAAAAAAACTCCAACAATTTTATTTGAAAGTATTAACAGAAATGGAAAAATTGCCTTTGCCATTCGTGATGATGATGACAAATTAATTGATGCATTGATTGTTAAAGATGAGGATGAAATCTTTATTGCTGCCTCAAATAATAAAATTTGCCGTTTTGATTCAAACGAAATCAGATCAATGGGAAGAATGGCCTATGGTGTTAAGGGAATTAAAATTGACGATGTTGAAGACAATGTTGTTTCTGTATCTTCTTCAAACCAAGGAAAATATATATTTAGTCTTGGAAAAGAAGGATATGGAAAATTGACACTTGCTGCAATGTTTAGAAAAACTAGACGTGGAGCAAGTGGAGTTTATTCATTAAATGAAGAAAAATCTGGTAAATTAATTTATGCTGCAACTGTTCACGGAGTTGAAGATCTAATAGTTTTAACAAGCGATGGTGTTGCAATTAGATTTTCTTTAAAAGATGTTGCAATAACCGGTAGAAATACTAAAGGTGTTAAATTAGTAAATCTAAAAGGAAGAACCACAAACATTGTTGCAGCAACAAAAATTTTAGATGATGATTTAGAAGACAATGACAGAAAATTATCAGAAAATGAATTCAAAGAAATTGAATCAGATGCTGAAAATAACCTTAATCAAAAAAATGAATAA
- a CDS encoding Lmp related protein, protein MNKKSKKIVLPLAIFCGGLSIAAIATVAIRSCQNKVDKKAQKESLFKKFKIFQEELQSLLEDKNIQGIDLIEEQNVLANSKMISIESPIDNINQEIFKIKSSINSLNAKIQKQIMQKLLAAAKKQLENIINVMRMLDNKLIDNDVDIQKTKKDLNSQIINALEIFNKNNIDEINNLNKSLTFKISEVEDILIKFKQSKEQEFEKLQKTRKLVEEFLAKDVVKSDYYANIVRNLNREVSRRGNVSISSNKSEIVAANINLNEVLKQSKEFVENDMQKLRDSLISLIVEAKEYIENKMRPRDKYNAYIERIEGSIRKHNISTLHTREEIIQVINEISVEYLNAKKLLINNSLDDVNNSLQKFNKLDSGVKDPDFLGVTQQLNEIKQKALQELTNIKNNSSQLATIAEASKYENNIQEIQEKFVKDLIKIFDGNINTDRINWLFHDWNTAPYNRGEVLKETDGLYFEGISSEWNNKFAKNAVKF, encoded by the coding sequence ATGAACAAAAAAAGCAAAAAGATCGTTCTTCCATTAGCAATTTTTTGTGGCGGATTATCAATAGCTGCCATCGCTACCGTAGCAATAAGATCGTGTCAAAATAAAGTGGATAAAAAGGCGCAAAAAGAATCACTATTTAAGAAATTTAAAATTTTTCAAGAAGAATTGCAGTCATTGTTAGAAGATAAAAACATTCAGGGAATTGATTTAATTGAAGAACAAAACGTTCTTGCTAATTCCAAAATGATTAGCATTGAATCACCAATTGATAATATTAATCAAGAAATTTTTAAGATAAAAAGTTCGATTAATTCATTAAATGCAAAAATTCAAAAGCAAATCATGCAAAAATTACTTGCCGCAGCAAAGAAACAGTTGGAAAATATTATTAATGTTATGAGAATGTTGGACAATAAATTAATTGATAATGATGTTGATATTCAAAAAACTAAGAAAGATTTAAATTCACAAATTATTAATGCATTAGAAATTTTTAACAAAAATAATATAGACGAAATAAATAATTTAAATAAATCATTAACTTTTAAAATTTCTGAAGTTGAAGATATATTGATCAAATTTAAGCAATCGAAAGAACAAGAATTTGAAAAATTACAAAAAACTAGAAAATTAGTTGAAGAATTTTTGGCCAAAGATGTTGTTAAATCCGATTATTATGCAAATATAGTTAGAAATCTTAATAGAGAAGTTTCAAGACGAGGAAACGTTTCAATTAGTTCTAATAAATCAGAAATAGTAGCTGCAAATATTAATTTAAATGAAGTTTTAAAACAAAGTAAAGAATTTGTTGAAAATGATATGCAAAAATTAAGGGATAGTTTAATTTCTTTAATTGTAGAAGCAAAGGAATATATTGAAAATAAAATGCGCCCTAGAGATAAATACAATGCATACATCGAAAGAATAGAAGGATCTATTAGAAAACATAATATTAGTACTCTACATACAAGAGAAGAAATAATACAAGTAATTAATGAAATTTCAGTTGAATATCTTAATGCTAAAAAATTATTAATAAATAATAGTCTAGATGATGTAAATAATAGTTTGCAAAAATTTAATAAGTTAGATAGTGGTGTAAAAGATCCAGATTTCTTAGGTGTAACACAACAACTAAATGAAATAAAACAAAAGGCATTGCAAGAATTAACAAATATTAAAAATAATTCTAGTCAATTGGCAACTATTGCAGAAGCGTCAAAATATGAAAATAATATACAGGAAATCCAAGAAAAATTTGTTAAAGATTTAATAAAAATATTTGACGGAAATATAAACACAGATAGGATTAATTGACTATTTCACGATTGAAATACTGCTCCATATAATCGTGGTGAGGTTTTAAAAGAAACCGATGGACTTTATTTTGAAGGTATCTCATCCGAATGAAATAATAAATTTGCTAAAAATGCTGTTAAATTTTAA
- a CDS encoding ECF transporter S component — translation MFEFIQKIRRIKKTKQHKLTVFEISLFALLLAIYIIAAILERFVFKGIMNINITYAVFIIFGLALGPWKGAFLGILCDTLNQVIRGISTWMIEYALVPVFIALISGWLLRLMYAKQKITWIIGFSFLSIITAIFVIVLAIHGNNLPINETAVKRTKLIPIRIVLSIAIVGLAFIWISSITFLTLFIKNRKFSVKSNVVLLFSILLVVFFTLMLCRWFWGPFAYINYHNRFRSGNWDYKTYYPIFMIPIIAKTLIEIPIYTAVIFVLYPIIIMIRQRILFYTSKIYSY, via the coding sequence TATTAAAAAAACAAAACAACATAAATTAACAGTTTTTGAAATTTCTTTATTTGCTTTACTTTTAGCTATTTATATAATTGCCGCTATCTTAGAAAGATTTGTTTTTAAAGGAATAATGAATATTAATATTACTTATGCAGTATTCATTATTTTCGGCTTGGCATTGGGACCGTGAAAGGGTGCATTTTTAGGTATACTATGTGATACACTAAATCAGGTTATTAGAGGAATAAGCACATGAATGATTGAATATGCGTTAGTGCCTGTTTTTATTGCTTTAATAAGTGGCTGATTATTAAGATTAATGTATGCTAAACAAAAGATTACATGAATAATTGGATTTAGTTTTTTAAGCATAATAACAGCAATTTTTGTAATAGTTTTAGCAATTCACGGTAACAATTTGCCAATAAATGAAACAGCAGTAAAACGCACCAAATTAATACCAATCAGAATTGTTTTATCTATTGCTATTGTAGGATTGGCATTTATTTGAATATCTTCTATAACCTTTTTAACTTTATTTATAAAAAATAGAAAATTTTCTGTAAAAAGCAATGTTGTACTTTTATTTAGCATTTTGTTGGTTGTGTTTTTCACTTTAATGTTGTGTAGATGATTTTGAGGACCATTTGCATATATAAATTATCATAATAGATTTAGATCAGGCAATTGAGATTACAAAACTTATTATCCAATATTTATGATTCCAATAATAGCAAAAACTCTTATTGAAATACCAATATATACCGCAGTTATTTTCGTACTCTATCCAATAATAATTATGATTAGACAAAGAATATTATTTTATACAAGTAAAATATATTCATATTAA